A window of the Gossypium arboreum isolate Shixiya-1 chromosome 2, ASM2569848v2, whole genome shotgun sequence genome harbors these coding sequences:
- the LOC108464695 gene encoding E3 ubiquitin-protein ligase SINAT2, whose protein sequence is MAPGGSACKEVIESHSPVADYDIASAKSESNNATSTTTTTTMKTSVNLVGKHGIHSNNGVYELLECPVCTNLMYPPIHQCPNGHTLCSNCKIRVHNCCPTCRYDLGNIRCLALEKVAESLELPCKYQNLGCQDIFPYYSKLKHEQHCRFRPYNCPYAGSDCCVTGDIPTLVSHLKDDHKVDMHDGCTFNHRYVKSNPHEVENATWMLTVFNCFGRQFCLHFEAFQLGMAPVYMAFLRFMGDDNEAKKFSYSLEVGANGRKLIWQGIPRSIRDSHRKVRDSQDGLVIQRNLALYFSGGDRQELKLRVTGRIWKEE, encoded by the exons ATGGCTCCTGGAGGCAGCGCTTGCAAAGAAGTCATTGAATCTCATTCCCCTGTTGCAGATTATGACATAGCTTCAGCAAAATCTGAGAGTAATAATGCCACTAGTACTACTACAACAACAACAATGAAAACTTCAGTTAATTTAGTTGGAAAACATGGAATTCATTCAAACAACGGTGTTTATGAGCTCCTTGAGTGTCCTGTAtgcacgaatttgatgtatccaCCAATTCACCAG TGCCCAAATGGACACACTTTGTGTTCGAACTGCAAGATTAGAGTGCACAACTGTTGCCCAACATGCCGCTATGATCTTGGAAATATAAGGTGCTTAGCTTTGGAGAAAGTTGCAGAATCCTTGGAACTCCCTTGTAAATACCAGAATCTAGGTTGCCAAGATATCTTCCCCTATTACAGCAAGCTGAAGCATGAGCAGCACTGTCGGTTCCGTCCCTACAATTGCCCTTATGCCGGCTCTGACTGCTGTGTCACAGGTGACATCCCCACCCTTGTTTCACATCTCAAGGATGATCACAAAGTCGACATGCATGATGGATGTACCTTCAACCATCGATATGTCAAATCAAATCCACATGAAGTTGAAAATGCTACATGGATGCTTACT GTTTTCAATTGTTTTGGAAGACAGTTCTGCTTGCATTTTGAAGCTTTCCAGCTTGGTATGGCACCTGTCTATATGGCCTTTTTACGTTTTATGGGAGATGATAATGAAGCAAAGAAATTCAGTTACAGTTTGGAGGTCGGTGCCAATGGCCGTAAGCTAATATGGCAAGGGATTCCAAGGAGCATTCGCGACAGTCATAGGAAAGTTCGTGACAGTCAGGACGGACTGGTGATCCAAAGGAACCTAGCTCTATACTTCTCGGGTGGTGATAGGCAAGAGCTGAAGTTGAGGGTAACCGGCCGAATATGGAAAGAAGAATGA